The nucleotide window TGCTCCGGATTCTCCGCGCCGGGCCAGGGGTCCCCCGAGGCGACCATCGTCAGCTACTGGGCGGCCCGGGCGCAGGGCGGAACAGCGCCTCCTCGCCTCTTCGCCGGGGGCGTGACCGACTGGCATCGGCCCCTGAACGGTCCCGCAGAAGTCCGGGTCAGCCGCATCCTGGCCCTGGCCGCCTCGGAGACCGCGGCCGAGGTGCGCTACGAGCTCGAGATTGCCAGGCCGGGTGGTCGCCTGGTGCGTGTCCTGGCGGCCGACCGTCTGGTCGTGGAGAGGGGGGCCTGGGTCCTGTCTGCGCCCGCCCCCCTCCCCGGGGGCTGACAAAGACCGTCACCCGCTTGCAAAAAAGGGAGAGCTTTCGCGGTCAGGCCCATGGGGGAGCCCGGCGGCGGGCGGTGACGGCCCTGGCATCCTCCCCGGGCGATTAGCTGTAAGTGCTTGAAAAAAAGTGATTCCTCGATGCTGCGACGATAGTCGAAGATGGGAGGCGGTGTGTACGGGCCGGCGCTAGCCCGGTGGCATACCCCTTGCTTACTCCAGGCGCCAGACACTCAACCCGAAGGAGGTGAGACCAGATGCTGAACGCACTCAGAAAGAAAGCCAAGGGGTTCACGCTCATCGAGCTTCTGATTGTCGTGGCCATCATCGGGATCCTCGCGGCCATCGCCATTCCGAACCTGTTGAGCGCGCGGCGGCGGGCCAACTACTCGCGGTCGGCCTCGGACACGAAGACGGCGGTCACCCAGTCGATCGTCTACCAGAACGACTACTCCGTGTACCCGGGGACGCTCTCCGTCCTACGGACCACGGGGTACGCGAACGTTCAGGACAACGATCCGTGGGGCCAGGCCTACATCGTGTCGGCCCTCTTCGCGGACACCAGCCTCCCGCTCACCGCGGGAACTCAGGTGCACGTCTGCAGCTTGGGGCCTACGGGTGCTGACCCGACCGGCGTGTGCGTCGCGGCCGATATGACCACGACCCCGGCCAGCGGCACAGTCAGCGGGAGCGTTGGCTACTCGGCGACCTACGGCTCGTGGATGGGACAGTAACCTTTTCCCCTTCGGGGCAGGCAGCCGGTGAGGCTGCCTGCCCTCTTTTTATTTCCGCAGGGTTGGGCCGGAAGCCAAAAAGCCGTTGGCATAGTCCTTGCTGCATGTTATGGATATCGCTGGAACAGGAGGGGTATGCCCAGTTTCCGGTGGGAACCAGCGAGGGAGGCCCGGGAGGCATGCGGCAGCGGAAGCGCCTCGGCAGCAGGGGCTTCACCCTGATCGAGCTCCTGATCGCCGTGGCCATCATCGGGATCCTGGCCGCCATCGCCCTGCCGAACCTGCAGGGCGCCCGGCGGCGGGCACAGTATACGCGGGCCGCCACGGACACGAAGACGGCGGTGACGCAGGCCGTCGTCTACCAGAACGACTTCAGTGTGTTCCCGGGCACAATCGCGAGCCTCCGGATGACCGGGTACGCGAACGTCTCGGATCTCGACCCGTGGGGGAACGCCTGGGTTACCTCGAACCTCTTCGACGATACCACCCTCCCGCTCACGGCTGGAGTCGAGGTACACGTCTGCAGCCCGGGGCCCAGCGGGACGGATCCCACCGGCGCGTGCGTGAAGGCCGATTTGATGGGTATCCCCGCCGGCGGGACCCTCGACGGGGGGGTTGGCTACTCCGGGGTCTACGGCTCGTGGCAGGGAAAGTAAGGGATCGGTACGGCAGCCGCGACGCCATTCTCGAGCGCGGGGGGGATCCTCGCCCCCCCCTTTTGGTTCCCGGCTGACGCGCCGCTCCTCGAGACCTTGGTCCCTGGATTCCCATCGGTGCTGTTTCCGGTGTCGAGAGACGCATGAATGGCATCGCCATTCGCGCTGAGGGGCTGACCAAGGACTACCGGACGGGTTTCTGGCGCCGCCGGGTCCGGGTTCTGCAGGAATTGAACCTGCAGATTCAGGCCGGGGAGGTCTTCGGTTTCCTCGGCCCCAACGGAGCCGGCAAGACCACCACCCTCAAACTCCTCACCGGCCTCATCCACCCGACCGCCGGGTCCGCCACGGTCCTGGGGGAGCCAGCGGGGAGCGTGCGGGTGAAGGCCAGGATCGGCTTCCTTCCCGAGAATCCCTACTTCTACGACTACCTCACGGGGGCGGAATACCTGGACTACTGCGGGGCGCTGGCCGGGTTGCCCCGGACGGTCCGGCGGGATCGGGTGAGGTCCCTCCTGGAGCAGGTGGGGCTCCCGGGGCAGGGACGACTGCAGCTTCGCAAGTACTCCAAGGGAATGCTCCAGCGGATCGGGCTGGCCCAGGCCCTCATCAACGAGCCGGCCGTCCTCTTCCTGGACGAGCCCATGTCGGGCCTGGACCCCGTCGGCCGCAAGGAGGTCCGGGATCTGATCCTTCACCTGCGGGAGCAGGGCCGGACCGTCTTCTTTTCAACGCACATCATTCCGGATGTGGAGATGGTGTGCGACCGGGTGGGGATCATCCTGGCGGGCCGCCTCGCGGCGGTAGGGCAGGTGGAAGAGCTCCTGGGGAGCCCGCTCGAGCAGATCGAGGTGACCGCCTCGAGCCTGTCGCCCGAGGCGACTGCGGCCCTCGCGACGCGGAGTGTGACCCCGCCGGTCCGGAGCGGGGACCGGATCCTCGTGAGCGTGAAAGGGGAGGAAGAGCTGGGGCAGGTTCTCGGGACGATCCTGCAAGCAGGAGGGCGACTCCACAGCGTCGTCCCCCACCGCCGCACCCTGGAGGAGGTCTTCCTGGAGCGGATCCGGGGGGGGAGCCGGTGAAGATCGCCGCCATCGCCTTCAACACCTTCCGGGAGGCCATCCGGGACCGGATCCTGTACAGCCTCCTGGCCTTCGCGCTGGCCATGCTCGGGGGCTCCGTCATCCTCAGCACGCTGAGCGTGGGCGGGGAGGCCAGGATCATCAAGGACCTCGGGCTTGCCGCCATCGGGCTCGTGGGCACCCTGATCGCGGTCTTCATCGGGGTGGGGCTCGTGTACAAAGAGGTCGAGCGCCGGACCCTCTACACCATCATCACGAAGCCAATCCGCCGCCTGGACTTCATCGTGGGGAAGTTCCTGGGCCTGGGCCTGACGCTGGCTGTCAGCGTGGCCATCATGGCCGTCGGCCTGCTGCTCCTGGCCTCGCCGATCGAGGCTCGCCTCACCTGGGAGCTGCTGCTCCCGGTGGCCCTGACCTTCCTCAAGCTCATGGTGGTGACCGCCATCGCCGTCCTGTTCTCGACCTTCTCCACGCCTACCCTGAGCGCCATCTTTACCCTCGCTCTGGTCGTGGTGGGGAGTCTGGCCGAGGACCTGAAGCTCTTCGCCTCGACCTTTGGCGGGCCCGTTCTCCAGACGGCGCTGGTCGCCCTGTATCTTGTCCTCCCGAACCTGGCGACCCTGGACATCGGGGGGAGGGTCGTGCACGGTCTGCCGGTCCCGGCGGCCGCCGCCGGCCTGGCCGCGGCCTACGCTCTCACCTACGTGGCCGCCCTCCTGGCCGCAGCCGTCTGGATCTTCCAGTACCGGGATTTCAAATAATGCGGATCCGGTTCTCGACCACGTGCTTATGCGTCCTGCTCGCAGCCACCACCGCCGCGGCGGGGCTCCTGGAGGCCCTCCAGGGATTCCGGCCCGGCATGGCCACGGAGGCGGAGACCCCTTGGCTCCCCCCGGCCGCCGCGGTGCGGCCGCTCTTCCTCGGCTATCACGCCCTGGCGGCCGACCTGTTCTGGATCCGCACGGTCCAGTACTTCGGGGGGCACATCCAGACCGACCGACAATTCCCGCACCTGTACCGGCTGGTGGACCTGACGACCAGCCTGGACCCTCACTTCGTGGATGCGTACCAACTGGGTGGCCTCTTCCTTTCCATCGGCCGGGTCTACCCCGAGGCCGCCGCCATCTACCGGAAGGGGATCGAGCACAATCCGGACCGCTGGGAGCTGCCTCACGACCTGGCCCGGATGTACTTCCTGGATCTGGGGGACGTCCCCGCCGCCCTGGAGTGGTTCGAGCGCACGAACGCGTTGCCGGGTCGCCCCCACTATGTGCCTCGCCTGGTGGCGCGGCTGCGGGCGCGTGCGGGGCTGGTCGAGGCCGCCTTGGAGATGTGGGAGCGGCTCCGGGATACGACGGACAACGCGTGGGTCCGCGAAGCAGCCAAGCGGGAGATCCGGAAGCTCCAGGCCCGCCAGCGCGGGGAGGCCGGAGCGGCTCCGCCCGTCGCTCGCCCGGGAGAGCGAGGAGGAAATTGAAGGTCGAGGGATGCCTTTCCCACGCCGGTTCCCCCGGCGCGGACCTTTCCCAGAGGCCGGGAGTGGCCGCCGCGACGGTGGCGCTCGCGGCGGTGGCCACCTACATCCTGACGCTGGGCTACGAGTTCGCCTTCGACGATCACCTGGTCATTCCGGCCGGCTGGCAGGTGGGGGCGGGCTCCCCGCTCGAGGTTCTGCGGGCCCCGGTCCGCGCGGGCGAGGTCGTCCTCGTCTATTTCCGGCCCCTGACCGCGCTGACCTACTGGCTCGACGGATTCCTCTGGCAGGGGAACCCCGGCGGCTTCCACCTGACGAACCTCCTGTTGCACGCCCTGGTCAGTGTGCTGGTCCTGGAGCTCGCGCGGCGCCTCCTCCCTGTCGGGCCCGCGCCGCTCCTGGCCGGCCTCCTCTTCGCCGTCCATCCGGTCCACGTGGAGGCGGTGGCCTGGGTCCAGGGCCGGGTGGATCTCCTGTCGGCGGCCGGGGTCCTGCTGGCCGTGCTGCTCGGCTCCGCGGGAGCCGAGGCCTCGGGGCACAGGCGGATCCTCCGCTGGGCGGCATCGGCCATCGCCTTCTTCCTCGCCCTCCTGGCGAAGGAGGTGGCGGTGGTGGCGCCGGTGCTGACTGCCCTCGTCCTGGCTACGCAGCCCGGTCGGGGAGGGTGGGCGCGGGTACGGGAAGGTCTGCCCCTCTTCGCCCTGCAGGGGGGGGCATTCCTCCTGTACCTCGGGCTCCGGACGGCGGCATTGCAGTCCCCCGCCCTCGGCCTGCTCGGCGGCCCGGCCCTCGCGGATCGGGTCCTCCTGGCCCTCAAGGTGGTGCCGGTCTCCCTGGGCCTCCTCCTCTGGCCCGTGGGCCTCAATCCCAAACACCACGTGGAGCCGCCCTCCGGGCTCCTCGACGGGGGGGTCTTTCTGGGGGCGGGGTTCCTGGCAGTGCTCGCCGGCCTGGGCTGGACCT belongs to Candidatus Methylomirabilis sp. and includes:
- a CDS encoding prepilin-type N-terminal cleavage/methylation domain-containing protein, translated to MLNALRKKAKGFTLIELLIVVAIIGILAAIAIPNLLSARRRANYSRSASDTKTAVTQSIVYQNDYSVYPGTLSVLRTTGYANVQDNDPWGQAYIVSALFADTSLPLTAGTQVHVCSLGPTGADPTGVCVAADMTTTPASGTVSGSVGYSATYGSWMGQ
- a CDS encoding prepilin-type N-terminal cleavage/methylation domain-containing protein gives rise to the protein MRQRKRLGSRGFTLIELLIAVAIIGILAAIALPNLQGARRRAQYTRAATDTKTAVTQAVVYQNDFSVFPGTIASLRMTGYANVSDLDPWGNAWVTSNLFDDTTLPLTAGVEVHVCSPGPSGTDPTGACVKADLMGIPAGGTLDGGVGYSGVYGSWQGK
- a CDS encoding ABC transporter ATP-binding protein, whose translation is MNGIAIRAEGLTKDYRTGFWRRRVRVLQELNLQIQAGEVFGFLGPNGAGKTTTLKLLTGLIHPTAGSATVLGEPAGSVRVKARIGFLPENPYFYDYLTGAEYLDYCGALAGLPRTVRRDRVRSLLEQVGLPGQGRLQLRKYSKGMLQRIGLAQALINEPAVLFLDEPMSGLDPVGRKEVRDLILHLREQGRTVFFSTHIIPDVEMVCDRVGIILAGRLAAVGQVEELLGSPLEQIEVTASSLSPEATAALATRSVTPPVRSGDRILVSVKGEEELGQVLGTILQAGGRLHSVVPHRRTLEEVFLERIRGGSR
- a CDS encoding ABC transporter permease; the protein is MKIAAIAFNTFREAIRDRILYSLLAFALAMLGGSVILSTLSVGGEARIIKDLGLAAIGLVGTLIAVFIGVGLVYKEVERRTLYTIITKPIRRLDFIVGKFLGLGLTLAVSVAIMAVGLLLLASPIEARLTWELLLPVALTFLKLMVVTAIAVLFSTFSTPTLSAIFTLALVVVGSLAEDLKLFASTFGGPVLQTALVALYLVLPNLATLDIGGRVVHGLPVPAAAAGLAAAYALTYVAALLAAAVWIFQYRDFK
- a CDS encoding tetratricopeptide repeat protein translates to MAAATVALAAVATYILTLGYEFAFDDHLVIPAGWQVGAGSPLEVLRAPVRAGEVVLVYFRPLTALTYWLDGFLWQGNPGGFHLTNLLLHALVSVLVLELARRLLPVGPAPLLAGLLFAVHPVHVEAVAWVQGRVDLLSAAGVLLAVLLGSAGAEASGHRRILRWAASAIAFFLALLAKEVAVVAPVLTALVLATQPGRGGWARVREGLPLFALQGGAFLLYLGLRTAALQSPALGLLGGPALADRVLLALKVVPVSLGLLLWPVGLNPKHHVEPPSGLLDGGVFLGAGFLAVLAGLGWTWGRRVPGLGPGLSWLALAWLPASNLIPIRGFVVAERYLYLPSVGLSLALAGAAVAVVGVGRRWRAAGVAAAALLVTLGSLAAAQAGLWRDPRTFYEGLVRRNPDSVLAHNNLGSVYLGLGEEARAEVEFQEALRLQPGHPGALNNLGLLAQRRGDLAEARRLYREALAARPSQADAWNNLGTLYEAEGDVVRATAAYGEAVRLDPATPRFLANLAGVLAAQGRRDEAAGLLEQAIKLDPTVPRWRTALAILRGDGKP
- a CDS encoding tetratricopeptide repeat protein, with the protein product MRIRFSTTCLCVLLAATTAAAGLLEALQGFRPGMATEAETPWLPPAAAVRPLFLGYHALAADLFWIRTVQYFGGHIQTDRQFPHLYRLVDLTTSLDPHFVDAYQLGGLFLSIGRVYPEAAAIYRKGIEHNPDRWELPHDLARMYFLDLGDVPAALEWFERTNALPGRPHYVPRLVARLRARAGLVEAALEMWERLRDTTDNAWVREAAKREIRKLQARQRGEAGAAPPVARPGERGGN